One Frankia alni ACN14a DNA window includes the following coding sequences:
- a CDS encoding roadblock/LC7 domain-containing protein, whose protein sequence is MTPVSSEAQNLNWLINNFVDRVPGVAHTVVVSADGLLLAVSDGFPRDRADQLAAVASGLVSLTQGAARVFEAGAVTQSVVEMEHGFLFIMSISDGASMAVLAAPSCDIGLVGYEMALLVSRAKDVLTPALRAELQGTLPR, encoded by the coding sequence GTGACACCCGTGAGTTCTGAGGCTCAGAACCTCAACTGGTTGATCAACAATTTTGTCGATCGAGTCCCGGGTGTCGCCCACACCGTGGTGGTGTCCGCGGACGGGCTGCTGCTGGCCGTCTCCGACGGCTTTCCCCGCGACCGGGCCGACCAGCTCGCCGCGGTGGCCTCCGGGCTGGTGAGCCTGACCCAGGGGGCGGCACGCGTGTTCGAGGCGGGCGCCGTGACGCAGAGCGTCGTCGAGATGGAACACGGCTTCCTGTTCATCATGTCGATCAGCGACGGGGCGAGCATGGCGGTGCTGGCGGCGCCGTCGTGCGACATCGGCCTGGTCGGCTACGAGATGGCACTGCTGGTCAGCCGGGCGAAGGATGTTCTCACCCCGGCGCTGCGGGCCGAGCTGCAGGGAACGCTTCCGCGGTGA